AATGAGGTTCGGCTGGCAGTGATCGGCGAGCCGCCTTATCCGAACTGGACCGCGGTGGGGGTGAATTGGCTTGCCGGGTTTGATTTTGAAATCAAGGTCATCGCGCGCCTTCCCCACAGTTGAGGTGAACTATGAACGTCAAACGCATCATGACCAACATCGAGACATCGGATCCTGAGAAGGCCGCGCTCTTTTATGGCGACATACTGGGCCTTGACCTGTTGATGGATCACGGCTGGTTGCAGACTTACGGCTCGGCCGAGACGATGCGGGTCCAGGTGAGTTTTGCCTCCGAGGGTGGTTCGGGGACTCCAGTGCCTGATCTGTCCATCGAGGTTGATGATGTCGAGGCGGCGCTGGCGCGCTTCAAGGCCGCGGAGATCCCGGTGGAGTACGGCCCTGTCAGTGAACCCTGGGGAGTGCGGCGGTTCTATGTCCGCGATCCTTTCGGGAAGCTGATCAATATCCTGCAACACGAATGACGGTGTGGCTATTCCCGTGGGGCCGGCTCCTCCAGAT
This sequence is a window from Alloalcanivorax dieselolei B5. Protein-coding genes within it:
- a CDS encoding VOC family protein; amino-acid sequence: MNVKRIMTNIETSDPEKAALFYGDILGLDLLMDHGWLQTYGSAETMRVQVSFASEGGSGTPVPDLSIEVDDVEAALARFKAAEIPVEYGPVSEPWGVRRFYVRDPFGKLINILQHE